The following coding sequences lie in one Phycicoccus duodecadis genomic window:
- a CDS encoding glycosyltransferase family 2 protein, producing MNEHPDPMASPAPVTELIDPRTGEMAGRGNDPAAHPSSAPARTSTGYVIEDGPGGAGPAPYVTVVLPCYNEGAHVLKEIDRISAVLEESELTYEILCIDDASTDDTLQVLRDAQAHYPAIRVLPFRRNGGSGTARRIGTQQARGEIVVWTDADMTYENERIPELVRILRDDPTYDQVVGARTTEEGTHKWARVPAKWLIRKIAEWLTKTRIPDLNSGLRAFRRDVSLPYLRLLPAGFSCVTTITIAFLSNQHDIKYVETSYAKRAGVSKFHFVGDAYRYILQVLRMVMYFDPLKVLMPPALWMIALGVVKAVVDMVRHPFYFPASTVLLVVAGMMIASLALLSDLVVRSRDGV from the coding sequence ATGAACGAGCACCCTGACCCGATGGCGTCCCCAGCCCCCGTGACCGAGCTGATCGACCCGCGCACCGGCGAGATGGCCGGCCGCGGCAACGACCCCGCGGCCCACCCCAGCAGCGCACCGGCCCGCACCAGCACCGGGTACGTCATCGAGGACGGCCCCGGGGGCGCCGGCCCCGCCCCCTACGTCACGGTGGTCCTGCCCTGCTACAACGAGGGCGCGCACGTGCTGAAGGAGATCGACCGCATCAGCGCGGTGCTCGAGGAGTCCGAGCTCACCTACGAGATCCTCTGCATCGACGACGCCAGCACCGACGACACCCTCCAGGTGCTGCGCGACGCCCAGGCGCACTACCCCGCCATCCGCGTCCTGCCGTTCCGCCGCAACGGCGGCTCCGGCACGGCCCGGCGCATCGGCACCCAGCAGGCCCGCGGCGAGATCGTGGTCTGGACCGACGCCGACATGACCTACGAGAACGAGCGCATCCCCGAGCTGGTGCGCATCCTGCGCGACGACCCCACCTACGACCAGGTCGTCGGCGCCCGGACCACCGAGGAGGGCACCCACAAGTGGGCGCGCGTCCCGGCGAAGTGGCTGATCCGCAAGATCGCCGAGTGGCTCACCAAGACCCGCATCCCCGACCTGAACTCGGGCCTGCGCGCGTTCCGGCGCGACGTGTCGCTGCCCTACCTGCGCCTGCTCCCCGCGGGCTTCTCGTGCGTCACGACCATCACCATCGCGTTCCTGAGCAACCAGCACGACATCAAGTACGTCGAGACCTCGTACGCCAAGCGCGCCGGCGTCAGCAAGTTCCACTTCGTCGGCGACGCCTACCGCTACATCCTCCAGGTCCTGCGCATGGTCATGTACTTCGACCCGCTCAAGGTCCTGATGCCGCCGGCCCTCTGGATGATCGCGCTCGGCGTCGTCAAGGCCGTCGTCGACATGGTGCGCCACCCGTTCTACTTCCCGGCCAGCACGGTGCTGCTCGTCGTCGCGGGGATGATGATCGCCTCGCTGGCGCTGCTCTCCGACCTCGTCGTCCGGTCCCGCGACGGTGTCTGA
- a CDS encoding DNA topoisomerase IB, whose translation MSPRSAGWTRKRAGKGFSYRDAGGEALPKAEVERIRSLAIPPAWEDVWICPYANGHIQAIGTDAAGRRQYLYHPVWRAKRDELKFDRVKGAGVRLAKARELIIQDLQAEGMPLARAAATATRLLDLGYFRIGSDAYTDANGSFGLTTLERRHVRRVGSDLVFSFVGKSGIEHSITISDPQVIESLNYMRRRRGGSTRLLAYKGEAAWADLAASAVNEYISAMVAEDLTAKDFRTWHATVLAAVSLAESPEKGDTQASRKRAVKAAVEEVSAYLGNTPTIARKSYIDPRVIEQYEDGETIAATLRRSYPDDSKRQAAIEKAVARLIDRA comes from the coding sequence GTGTCCCCGCGGTCGGCGGGCTGGACCCGCAAGCGGGCGGGCAAGGGCTTCTCGTACCGCGACGCCGGGGGTGAGGCGCTCCCCAAGGCCGAGGTCGAGCGCATCCGGAGCCTCGCCATCCCGCCGGCGTGGGAGGACGTCTGGATCTGCCCCTACGCGAACGGCCACATCCAGGCCATCGGCACCGATGCCGCGGGCCGGCGCCAGTACCTCTACCACCCGGTGTGGCGGGCCAAGCGCGACGAGCTGAAGTTCGACCGGGTCAAGGGGGCCGGCGTGCGGCTGGCCAAGGCGCGCGAGCTGATCATCCAGGACCTCCAGGCCGAGGGGATGCCGCTGGCCCGGGCCGCGGCCACGGCCACCCGGCTGCTCGACCTCGGGTACTTCCGGATCGGCTCGGACGCCTACACCGACGCCAACGGCTCGTTCGGCCTGACGACCCTCGAGCGCCGGCACGTGCGCCGGGTGGGGTCCGACCTGGTGTTCAGCTTCGTCGGCAAGTCCGGCATCGAGCACTCGATCACGATCAGCGACCCGCAGGTCATCGAGTCGCTCAACTACATGCGCCGCCGCCGCGGCGGCTCGACCCGGCTGCTGGCCTACAAGGGCGAGGCCGCGTGGGCCGACCTCGCGGCCTCGGCCGTCAACGAGTACATCTCCGCGATGGTGGCCGAGGACCTCACGGCCAAGGACTTCCGCACCTGGCACGCCACGGTGCTGGCGGCCGTGTCGCTCGCCGAGTCCCCCGAGAAGGGCGACACCCAGGCCTCGCGGAAGCGGGCCGTGAAGGCCGCGGTCGAGGAGGTCTCGGCCTACCTCGGCAACACGCCCACCATCGCCCGGAAGTCCTACATCGACCCGCGCGTGATCGAGCAGTACGAGGACGGCGAGACGATCGCGGCCACCCTGCGCCGGTCGTACCCCGACGACTCCAAGCGGCAGGCGGCCATCGAGAAGGCCGTGGCCCGCCTCATCGACCGCGCCTGA
- a CDS encoding inositol monophosphatase family protein — translation MSGLSTDAVSDLLREVAAEVITPRFRSLGEGEVMEKNPGDLVTVADREAEVLISAALRAAYPDAAILGEEAYAADHGLMDRYLTAGHAFTVDPVDGTKNFVNGSPDHAVMVAEVVGGRTVRAWIHQPEHGVTWSAEQGAGTYRDGERMTCTPVPESRAPQGVTSMWPLRGHALEGLPPMRLSWVCCGVDYPKLIEGATDYIVYSRSNPWDHAPGTLLVTEAGGAVVHPDGSPYGPQSTRPGLIVAVDAHTRGAVQRRAQEAFRRA, via the coding sequence ATGTCAGGCCTCTCGACCGACGCCGTCTCCGACCTCCTGCGCGAGGTCGCCGCCGAGGTCATCACGCCCCGCTTCCGCTCCCTCGGCGAGGGCGAGGTCATGGAGAAGAACCCCGGCGACCTCGTCACCGTGGCCGACCGCGAGGCCGAGGTGCTCATCTCGGCCGCCCTGCGCGCCGCGTACCCCGACGCCGCGATCCTCGGCGAGGAGGCGTACGCCGCCGACCACGGCCTCATGGACCGTTACCTCACGGCCGGGCACGCCTTCACCGTCGACCCCGTCGACGGCACCAAGAACTTCGTCAACGGCTCCCCCGACCACGCCGTGATGGTGGCCGAGGTCGTCGGCGGGCGGACCGTGCGCGCCTGGATCCACCAGCCCGAGCACGGCGTCACGTGGAGCGCCGAACAGGGCGCGGGCACCTACCGCGACGGCGAGCGGATGACCTGCACGCCCGTCCCCGAAAGCCGTGCGCCGCAGGGCGTCACCTCGATGTGGCCGCTGCGCGGGCACGCCCTCGAGGGCCTGCCCCCGATGCGCCTGTCGTGGGTCTGCTGCGGCGTCGACTACCCCAAACTCATCGAGGGCGCCACCGACTACATCGTGTACTCGCGCTCGAACCCCTGGGACCACGCGCCCGGCACGCTCCTCGTCACCGAGGCCGGCGGCGCGGTCGTGCACCCCGACGGCTCGCCCTACGGCCCCCAGTCGACCCGCCCGGGCCTCATCGTGGCGGTCGACGCGCACACCCGCGGCGCCGTGCAGCGCCGGGCCCAGGAGGCCTTCCGCCGGGCCTGA